The proteins below come from a single Eucalyptus grandis isolate ANBG69807.140 chromosome 3, ASM1654582v1, whole genome shotgun sequence genomic window:
- the LOC104436647 gene encoding uncharacterized protein LOC104436647 yields the protein MVVKMGYKKGTRVEVLNIKELPSGSWRSAEIISGNGCNYMVRYYNYKGAAVKNTLERVSSKAIRPCPPLLDISSNWVPGDVVEVFDSFSWKVATVLRALGKNYYLVRLLGASEQLRVTSSDIRARQSWQHGTWTLIRQDSAIFREGKCKEMPLLRCDKNPNLPGKKEHATRKLSQKNNLSTAENGENWQDYCVNRHISMKRPWLNGSIVPEATSEAFRSCKVNDKEGRFPNVTAAKTPTLLKQVDAAAIRRDTLDQETLKPSFRRRINGFTEVDAKRIKLTDADGCAFASRAESSHNNNEECSVGSCSISGNDSHICPHDISASPVEFVSACIGDAQSTCHGEHEGGSNLPLPKENLEDEIHKLELQAYRCTMEALHASGPLSWEQEALVTNLRISLHISNDEHLTELKKLVSTDHSI from the exons ATGGTGGTCAAGATGGGATATAAGAAGGGCACTAGAGTTGAGGTACTGAACATAAAAGAGCTTCCATCTGGCTCCTGGCGAAGTGCAGAGATAATATCTGGCAATGGCTGCAACTACATGGTCCGGTATTATAATTACAAGGGTGCCGCAGTAAAAAATACTCTGGAGAGGGTATCAAGTAAGGCCATCAGGCCTTGCCCACCTTTGCTAGATATTTCCAGCAATTGGGTTCCCGGTGATGTTGTTGAGGTGTTCGATAGTTTCTCTTGGAAAGTGGCTACAGTATTAAGGGCTTTGGGAAAAAACTACTATCTGGTTAGGTTGCTGGGAGCCTCTGAGCAGTTAAGAGTTACGAGTTCTGACATTCGGGCAAGACAGTCTTGGCAACATGGTACATGGACTTTAATCAGACAG GATTCTGCAATTTTCCGTGAAGGAAAATGTAAGGAAATGCCATTGTTGAGGTGTGACAAGAATCCTAACCTCCCAGGTAAAAAGGAACATGCAACGCGGAAGCTGTCTCAGAAAAATAATCTATCCACAGCTGAGAACGGCGAAAATTGGCAGGATTATTGTGTCAATAGACATATATCTATGAAAAGACCATGGTTGAATGGCTCAATTGTACCAGAAGCAACTTCTGAAGCTTTCAGGAGTTGTAAAGTTAATGATAAAGAAGGAAGATTCCCCAATGTAACCGCTGCAAAGACACCTACACTATTGAAGCAAGTTGATGCGGCTGCCATCCGAAGAGACACATTGGATCAGGAAACCTTAAAGCCTTCTTTCAGGAGAAGAATAAATGGATTTACTGAAGTGGATGCGAAGAGGATTAAATTGACCGATGCAGATGGTTGTGCTTTTGCATCCCGTGCAGAATCCAGTCACAACAATAACGAAGAATGCTCAGTCGGTAGTTGTAGCATCAGTGGAAATGATAGTCACATATGTCCTCATGACATCTCTGCTTCTCCTGTTGAATTTGTTAGCGCTTGTATCGGTGATGCTCAATCCACTTGTCATGGGGAACATGAGGGAGGCAGTAATCTCCCTTTGCCAAAAGAAAACTTGGAAGATGAAATACACAAGTTGGAGTTGCAAGCTTACCGTTGCACAATGGAGGCATTGCACGCATCGGGACCTTTGAGTTGGGAGCAGGAAGCGCTGGTGACTAACCTTCGTATTTCACTCCATATATCAAATGATGAACATTTGACGGAgttgaaaaaattagtttctaCAGATCATAGCATCTAG
- the LOC104436644 gene encoding cytochrome P450 734A1, whose amino-acid sequence MEDEAFAWLKLAVICAAVAAAALRIAAVLWWRPRRIEDHFSRQGIRGPPYRFFIGNVKELVGMMMKASSQPMAPPFSHNILPRVLSFYHHWKKIYGSTFLVWFGPTVRLTVSDPELIREIFTSKQSEFYEKSESHPLVKQLEGDGLLSLRGEKWAHHRKIIVPTFYMENLKLLVPVVASSVTSMLEKWEVLMSKSGEVEIEVSEWLQNLTEDIITRTAFGISYEDGKAIFRLQARQMVLAADVFQKVFIPGYRFLPTKRNIVSWKLDREIKKSLVKLIDRRRQRRGDPRGRSRSRPNDLLGLMIQASKLSDAVSVNDIVEECKGFFFAGKHSTSNMLTWTTVLLAMHPQWQVRARDEVLRVCGSRDVPTKDDLVKLKTLTMVVNESLRLYPPVVAMIRRARADAELNGYQIPRGTEILIPILALHHDQAIWGSDANEFNPGRFADGVARAAKHPGAFIPFGLGPRNCIGQNLALLQAKLALAIIIQRFSFVLAPSYRHAPTVLMLLYPQHGAPIIFKRLADPPAPRDQRL is encoded by the exons ATGGAGGACGAGGCGTTTGCGTGGCTGAAGCTGGCGGTGATATGCGCGGCCGTGGCGGCCGCTGCACTGAGGATCGCGGCGGTGCTGTGGTGGCGGCCGAGGAGGATCGAGGACCACTTCTCGCGGCAAGGCATAAGGGGCCCGCCGTATCGGTTCTTCATCGGGAACGTGAAGGAGCTGGTGGGGATGATGATGAAGGCGTCGTCACAGCCCATGGCGCCTCCCTTCTCGCACAACATCCTCCCCAGGGTCCTCTCCTTCTACCACCACTGGAAGAAGATTTACG GGTCAACGTTTCTGGTGTGGTTCGGACCCACGGTCCGGCTCACGGTGTCGGACCCCGAGCTGATCAGGGAGATCTTCACCTCCAAGCAGTCGGAATTCTACGAGAAGAGCGAGTCGCACCCCCTCGTGAAGCAGCTCGAGGGCGACGGCCTCCTCAGCCTCCGGGGCGAGAAATGGGCTCACCACCGCAAGATCATCGTCCCCACATTCTACATGGAGAATCTCAAA CTGCTGGTGCCGGTGGTGGCGAGTAGCGTGACGAGCATGCTGGAGAAATGGGAGGTATTGATGTCCAAATCGGGAGAGGTCGAGATTGAGGTCTCCGAGTGGCTCCAGAACCTGACCGAGGACATCATCACCAGGACAGCATTCGGCATCAGCTACGAAGATGGCAAGGCCATCTTCAGGCTCCAAGCTCGGCAGATGGTCCTCGCGGCGGACGTCTTCCAGAAAGTCTTCATCCCTGGCTATAG GTTCTTGCCAACGAAGAGGAACATAGTCTCTTGGAAGCTGGACCGCGAAATCAAGAAGTCGCTCGTCAAGCTCATCGACCGCC ggcggcaaCGACGCGGCGACCCTCGGGGGCGGAGCCGAAGCCGGCCCAACGACCTGCTGGGGCTGATGATCCAGGCGTCCAAGTTGTCGGACGCGGTCTCGGTGAACGACATCGTGGAGGAGTGCAAGGGGTTCTTCTTCGCCGGCAAGCACTCCACGTCGAACATGCTGACGTGGACGACAGTCCTCCTGGCGATGCACCCACAGTGGCAGGTCCGGGCACGTGACGAGGTCCTCAGGGTGTGCGGATCACGTGACGTCCCCACCAAGGACGACCTTGTCAAGCTCAAGACG CTGACCATGGTGGTGAACGAATCCCTGCGGCTGTACCCGCCGGTCGTGGCGATGATCCGGCGGGCTCGGGCGGACGCGGAGCTCAACGGGTACCAGATCCCCCGCGGCACGGAGATCCTGATCCCGATCCTGGCCCTCCACCACGACCAGGCCATATGGGGCAGCGACGCGAACGAGTTCAACCCAGGCCGGTTCGCGGACGGCGTGGCCCGGGCAGCAAAGCACCCGGGGGCGTTCATACCCTTCGGCCTGGGCCCCCGGAACTGCATCGGACAGAACCTGGCCCTCCTGCAGGCCAAGCTGGCCCTGGCCATCATAATCCAGCGGTTCTCGTTCGTCCTCGCACCGAGCTACCGGCACGCGCCAACGGTTCTGATGCTGCTGTACCCGCAGCATGGGGCGCCCATCATATTTAAACGGTTGGCGGATCCCCCGGCCCCACGAGATCAACGGTTGTGA